The following coding sequences lie in one Enterococcus sp. 9E7_DIV0242 genomic window:
- a CDS encoding CvpA family protein: MLTLLILIILAAGFYSGAKRGFVLQILYSVGYLISYLVAKSNYKALASHLELYIPYPSATQESKLVFFNQEIVLELDQAFYGAVAFLLILFIGWLIVRFAAIFARSLTFMPILKQADWVAGGVLSMVVLYIGMFLVLNAVSMIPVDFIQNQFESSGLARFMVKDTPIFSKQIYNLWVEQMIN; the protein is encoded by the coding sequence ATGTTAACATTACTAATACTTATCATTTTAGCCGCTGGATTTTACAGCGGTGCTAAAAGAGGATTTGTCTTACAGATTTTATATAGTGTGGGATACTTGATTTCTTATCTAGTGGCAAAAAGCAATTATAAGGCATTGGCTTCACACTTGGAATTATATATTCCCTACCCTTCTGCAACACAGGAATCAAAATTGGTGTTTTTTAATCAAGAAATCGTGCTTGAACTAGACCAAGCCTTTTATGGCGCAGTTGCGTTTCTACTTATTTTGTTTATTGGCTGGCTGATTGTTCGATTCGCTGCAATTTTTGCTCGCAGCCTGACATTTATGCCCATCTTAAAGCAAGCCGATTGGGTTGCTGGTGGGGTTTTAAGTATGGTAGTGTTGTATATAGGTATGTTTCTTGTCTTAAATGCTGTCTCTATGATTCCCGTAGATTTTATCCAGAATCAGTTTGAGAGTAGTGGACTGGCTCGATTCATGGTCAAAGACACACCAATCTTTTCTAAACAAATCTATAACCTATGGGTAGAGCAAATGATTAACTAG
- a CDS encoding endonuclease MutS2: MNKKILSTLNFDKVKQLMIEYIVTAQGLEEVEQLLPSNDADIIQSWLSETEDGLKVQRLRGGIPVPKLENIRPHIKRIEIGADLNGLELAQIGRVLSTTSELLRFFDDLKDSEIELFRLYAWTEQLVTIPELNRRLKTAIAEDGYVQDEASQELKIIRNNIRRSEQTIREQLDGIVRGKNARYLSDAIVTMRNERYVIPVKQEYRSIFGGVVHDQSSSGQTLFIEPKQIVELNNRLRQHQIAERNEIERILAELSAELVPYQREILHNAYVLGKFDFINAKARFGKELKAIVPALSLENHVFLKQARHPLLNQDQAVANDIMLGDDYQAIVITGPNTGGKTITLKTLGLLQLMGQSGLPIPADEESVIGVFKEIFADIGDEQSIEQSLSTFSSHMTTIVDVLGKVDDQSLVLFDELGAGTDPQEGAALAISILDALGSKSAYVVATTHYPELKVYGYNRAKTINASMEFDVDTLSPTYRLLIGVPGRSNAFEISRRLGLEESIIGEARQIMDGESQDLNEMIADLENRRKMAETEYLEVRHFVDESQVLYRDLKNAYDYFLDEREKEMAKARKQANALISEAEEKAETIISDIRKLQLASGNQGGVKEHQLIDAKTQLSNLHHQENHLEKNKVLKKAKEQKKLKVGDEVIVNTYGQRGTLLKKSGTDSWQVQLGILKMTVSEDDMTLVGKEKEPTQKITAIRSAESSHVSNQLDLRGKRYEEALAEVDQYLDAAILAGYPQVTIVHGKGTGALRTGITDYLKNHRSVSSYEFAPANQGGNGATIVKFK; this comes from the coding sequence ATGAATAAAAAGATTTTATCGACACTCAATTTTGATAAAGTAAAACAATTGATGATCGAATATATAGTGACTGCTCAGGGTTTGGAAGAGGTAGAACAGCTACTTCCTAGCAATGACGCCGACATCATACAATCATGGCTAAGCGAAACTGAGGATGGCTTGAAGGTCCAACGATTACGTGGTGGCATCCCTGTTCCTAAGCTGGAAAATATCCGACCTCATATTAAGAGAATTGAAATCGGTGCAGATTTAAATGGGCTGGAGTTAGCTCAAATTGGCAGAGTCCTTTCGACGACAAGTGAGCTGTTGCGCTTTTTTGATGATTTGAAGGACAGTGAAATCGAATTGTTCCGCTTGTATGCATGGACAGAACAACTGGTAACTATTCCAGAGCTGAACAGACGATTGAAAACAGCGATTGCAGAAGATGGCTATGTTCAGGATGAAGCTTCTCAAGAGCTTAAAATTATTCGAAATAATATTCGCAGAAGTGAACAGACGATTCGTGAACAGCTGGATGGTATTGTGCGTGGGAAAAATGCGCGTTACTTGAGTGATGCAATTGTAACGATGCGGAATGAACGCTATGTCATCCCTGTAAAGCAGGAGTACCGCAGCATCTTTGGCGGCGTCGTTCATGACCAGAGCTCATCAGGGCAAACGCTGTTCATTGAACCAAAGCAAATCGTAGAATTGAACAATCGATTACGTCAGCATCAGATTGCTGAGCGAAATGAAATAGAACGTATCCTTGCGGAGCTATCTGCTGAACTGGTGCCTTACCAACGAGAAATTCTCCATAATGCTTATGTTCTTGGTAAATTTGATTTCATCAATGCTAAAGCGCGGTTTGGAAAAGAATTGAAAGCAATAGTTCCGGCATTGAGCCTGGAAAATCATGTCTTTTTGAAGCAAGCGAGACACCCATTGTTGAATCAAGATCAAGCTGTTGCAAATGATATCATGCTAGGTGATGACTATCAGGCAATTGTAATCACTGGTCCGAATACCGGCGGGAAAACGATTACGTTAAAAACACTGGGCTTACTTCAATTAATGGGGCAATCCGGTCTGCCCATACCGGCAGATGAAGAAAGCGTGATTGGGGTTTTCAAAGAGATTTTTGCAGATATTGGTGACGAGCAATCGATCGAGCAGAGCTTGAGTACTTTTTCTTCACATATGACGACGATTGTTGATGTTCTGGGTAAGGTCGATGACCAGAGCTTGGTTCTTTTTGATGAATTGGGGGCTGGGACTGATCCTCAGGAAGGGGCAGCATTGGCTATATCCATTCTGGATGCCTTAGGGAGCAAAAGCGCCTATGTTGTTGCGACGACCCATTATCCTGAACTGAAGGTTTATGGTTATAATCGAGCGAAAACGATCAATGCCAGTATGGAGTTTGATGTGGATACACTGAGTCCGACCTATCGTCTATTGATTGGTGTACCTGGCCGAAGTAATGCCTTTGAGATTTCCCGTCGTTTAGGGCTGGAAGAGAGCATTATTGGTGAAGCAAGGCAGATTATGGATGGTGAAAGTCAGGATCTGAATGAGATGATCGCTGATTTGGAAAATCGTCGTAAGATGGCGGAAACAGAATATCTTGAAGTCCGTCATTTTGTAGATGAATCTCAAGTACTGTACCGAGACTTAAAGAATGCATATGATTATTTCTTGGATGAACGAGAGAAGGAAATGGCAAAAGCGCGTAAGCAAGCAAATGCGTTAATCAGTGAAGCAGAAGAAAAAGCTGAAACGATCATTTCTGATATTCGGAAATTGCAATTGGCGAGCGGCAATCAAGGGGGTGTGAAAGAACACCAACTGATTGATGCTAAGACCCAGCTATCTAATTTACATCATCAGGAAAATCATTTAGAGAAAAATAAAGTATTGAAGAAGGCTAAAGAGCAGAAAAAGCTCAAAGTAGGCGATGAAGTTATTGTAAATACTTATGGCCAACGCGGGACTTTGTTGAAAAAATCAGGAACTGATAGTTGGCAGGTACAGTTAGGGATTTTAAAAATGACAGTGAGTGAAGATGACATGACACTTGTTGGAAAAGAAAAGGAACCTACACAGAAAATCACGGCAATTCGTTCTGCTGAGTCAAGTCATGTCTCCAACCAATTGGATTTACGCGGCAAACGATATGAAGAAGCGCTTGCTGAGGTGGACCAATACTTGGATGCGGCCATTTTAGCAGGCTATCCTCAAGTGACGATTGTTCACGGCAAAGGAACAGGTGCGTTGCGAACAGGAATCACTGATTATCTTAAGAATCACCGCAGTGTGAGCAGCTATGAGTTTGCTCCGGCAAATCAGGGCGGGAACGGTGCAACGATTGTTAAGTTCAAATAA
- the trxA gene encoding thioredoxin → MAEAITDATFAAETDEGLVLIDFWATWCGPCRMQSPILDQLSGEYEEDELKIVKMDVDENPETPGSFGIMSIPTLLLKKDGEVVERLVGVHSKDQLTDVVGKYL, encoded by the coding sequence ATGGCTGAAGCAATTACAGATGCAACATTCGCAGCTGAAACAGATGAAGGACTAGTCCTAATTGATTTTTGGGCAACATGGTGTGGACCATGTCGTATGCAATCACCGATTTTGGATCAATTATCAGGTGAATATGAAGAAGACGAATTGAAGATTGTGAAAATGGATGTCGATGAAAATCCTGAAACACCAGGGTCATTCGGTATCATGAGTATTCCAACCTTACTGTTGAAAAAAGACGGCGAAGTTGTTGAACGTCTGGTTGGCGTTCATTCAAAAGATCAATTAACTGACGTAGTCGGTAAATATCTATAA
- a CDS encoding PLP-dependent aminotransferase family protein, with translation MIFLDRSKKEALYLQLYYQLKEEILTGVRKEGDCLLGSRAAAKQLDISRHTVDTAYSQLAAEGYIAAEKGLGFFVQAVPVLPNSRSIYPLKEKNSLSFKNSKKVTVGQPNILYDLTNSSHTSNLFPKKLWQKYTAQCLDRLYREEMISSLQDKQGELFLRESLTDYLQRMRGVHCHPDQIILTSGTQQSLDFLCKLLFKTNTPVLMEEPGYNKAVSVFNNNQRTTQTIPIDEQGVCVDNLPSVKADTLLYTTPSHQFPTGVTLTIGRRYELLKWAYTHKSYIIEDDYDSELRYYAKPIPALQSIDQQDRVIYLGTFSKVLSPSLRMSYMILPPQLTEAYQKMFSDYNSTVPLLNQYIVATLIEEGKYDQHVRRLNQVFKKRLEVFTHSFADVQEKMTLSSNGSGQYFLLTFAEPVQQEELISAAANYGVKVYSTMNFWQEKASCPPNTLFLGFSKIELADIPDCAQRLKKAWKNWL, from the coding sequence ATGATTTTTTTAGATCGTTCGAAAAAAGAAGCTCTTTATCTTCAGCTATACTATCAATTGAAAGAAGAAATCCTAACTGGTGTGCGTAAGGAAGGGGACTGCTTGCTAGGAAGCAGAGCCGCCGCGAAGCAACTTGATATCAGCCGACATACTGTTGATACAGCCTACAGTCAATTAGCAGCCGAGGGATATATTGCTGCGGAAAAAGGGCTTGGTTTTTTTGTCCAGGCTGTTCCCGTACTCCCTAACAGTCGATCCATCTATCCTTTGAAAGAAAAAAATAGTCTTTCTTTCAAAAATTCGAAAAAAGTAACGGTTGGACAACCTAACATTCTTTATGACCTGACAAACAGCAGTCATACAAGTAATCTTTTTCCAAAAAAGCTTTGGCAAAAGTATACTGCTCAATGCTTGGATCGTCTTTATAGAGAAGAAATGATCTCATCCTTGCAAGACAAGCAAGGTGAATTGTTCCTTCGTGAATCACTTACAGACTATCTCCAACGCATGCGTGGTGTTCATTGTCACCCTGATCAGATTATTTTGACTAGCGGCACGCAGCAATCTCTGGATTTTTTATGCAAGCTTCTTTTCAAGACAAATACGCCTGTATTGATGGAAGAACCCGGATATAACAAAGCTGTCTCTGTATTCAACAATAATCAACGAACCACCCAAACCATTCCAATAGATGAGCAAGGCGTCTGTGTTGATAATCTGCCATCAGTCAAAGCGGATACACTTCTCTACACCACGCCATCACACCAATTTCCGACAGGGGTGACCTTGACAATTGGTCGGCGCTACGAACTGTTGAAATGGGCATATACGCACAAAAGCTATATTATTGAGGATGATTATGACAGTGAGCTTCGCTACTATGCGAAACCAATTCCTGCTTTACAATCCATCGATCAACAGGACCGTGTCATTTATCTCGGAACTTTTTCGAAAGTTCTTTCACCCTCATTGCGGATGAGCTACATGATACTTCCACCACAGCTAACCGAAGCTTATCAAAAAATGTTCAGCGATTATAACAGCACAGTTCCTTTATTGAATCAATATATTGTTGCAACCCTGATTGAGGAAGGCAAATATGACCAGCATGTTCGCCGCTTGAATCAAGTGTTTAAAAAGAGACTAGAGGTGTTTACCCACTCATTTGCTGACGTTCAAGAAAAAATGACGCTCTCCAGTAATGGGAGCGGTCAATATTTTCTCCTGACATTCGCTGAACCAGTTCAACAAGAGGAATTGATCTCCGCAGCAGCGAATTACGGAGTGAAGGTTTACTCTACAATGAATTTTTGGCAAGAGAAAGCTTCTTGTCCTCCAAATACACTATTTTTGGGATTTAGTAAAATTGAACTTGCTGATATTCCAGACTGTGCCCAACGCTTGAAAAAAGCTTGGAAAAACTGGCTTTAA
- a CDS encoding NAD(P)-dependent oxidoreductase, whose protein sequence is MKIFIFGIGKKEQPVAEQWAAQHGITLETSDQELNADTVRLAKDADAISFQQMASVHDEITYQQMAEFGIRYLSTRSAGIDGLSKTYLKKYNIKAANVPVYSPRAIAEHALTLSFMLLRHIPKLMQREQQQNFVLDGLIGREIHELTVGIIGTGHIGLTTAQLFNSLGAKVIAYDKFPKENIEDTLTYLPTIEAVAEKADIFSLHTPYTPENHHLVDEKLLSKMKPDALLINTARGPLVDTQALLKALQSGTIGGAGLDTLENEELYINKTKEEQLEKHPYIADLLALDTVIVTPHIAFYTLEASKILMESSLNSLYELEKNGDTDSLIHLD, encoded by the coding sequence ATGAAAATTTTTATTTTTGGCATCGGAAAAAAAGAGCAACCAGTCGCTGAACAATGGGCAGCGCAACACGGAATCACATTGGAAACGAGTGACCAAGAGCTGAATGCAGATACAGTCAGGCTCGCAAAGGATGCAGATGCTATTTCCTTTCAACAAATGGCCTCTGTTCATGACGAAATCACTTATCAGCAAATGGCTGAATTTGGTATTCGTTACCTATCTACCCGCTCAGCAGGTATTGATGGTCTATCAAAAACTTACCTAAAAAAATATAACATTAAAGCAGCAAATGTGCCAGTATACAGCCCCCGTGCTATCGCAGAACATGCACTGACATTGAGCTTTATGCTGCTGCGTCATATTCCCAAACTTATGCAAAGAGAACAACAACAAAACTTTGTTCTCGATGGATTGATTGGTAGAGAAATCCATGAGTTGACTGTCGGTATTATCGGAACAGGACATATCGGTCTAACAACAGCGCAACTGTTCAACTCCCTAGGAGCGAAGGTCATTGCCTATGACAAATTTCCAAAAGAAAACATCGAAGACACCCTAACCTATCTGCCAACAATCGAAGCTGTTGCTGAAAAAGCAGATATCTTCAGTCTTCATACACCTTACACGCCTGAGAATCATCACTTGGTTGATGAAAAGTTGCTTAGCAAAATGAAACCTGATGCCCTTCTAATCAACACAGCACGTGGGCCATTAGTCGATACCCAAGCCCTTCTCAAAGCTTTACAGTCTGGAACAATTGGTGGTGCCGGATTGGACACCTTAGAAAATGAAGAGTTATACATTAATAAAACAAAAGAAGAGCAACTAGAAAAACATCCATACATTGCTGATCTGCTTGCACTGGATACGGTTATCGTGACTCCTCACATTGCTTTTTACACACTGGAGGCTTCAAAAATACTGATGGAGAGTTCATTGAACAGTCTTTATGAATTAGAAAA
- the zapA gene encoding cell division protein ZapA, whose protein sequence is MAKDKTRYKAMIANHTYTIIGQETKKHMDLVTRIVNEQLAEIKHISPQTNTEQASVLLAVNAVSDQLKKQEEVLKLRQEVEELKRRTIRITELENRIKRIEAIEEEAKDVLKKSGKEDVEIHNHMEAQQILNENRKQQIQSKGTQEVSENNDEKGTKETQEN, encoded by the coding sequence ATGGCAAAAGATAAGACTAGATACAAAGCAATGATAGCGAATCATACGTACACGATTATTGGACAGGAAACAAAAAAACATATGGACTTGGTGACACGTATCGTCAACGAACAGTTGGCTGAAATCAAGCATATATCTCCTCAAACCAATACAGAACAGGCTTCCGTCCTATTAGCTGTCAATGCTGTTTCAGATCAATTGAAAAAACAAGAAGAAGTTCTGAAGCTGAGACAAGAGGTTGAAGAGTTGAAGCGTCGTACAATCAGAATTACGGAATTGGAAAATAGAATCAAACGAATTGAAGCGATTGAAGAAGAAGCAAAAGATGTACTGAAGAAAAGCGGAAAAGAAGATGTTGAGATTCATAACCATATGGAAGCACAGCAGATTCTGAATGAGAATCGGAAACAACAGATTCAAAGTAAGGGAACACAAGAAGTATCAGAAAATAATGATGAAAAAGGTACCAAAGAAACCCAGGAAAACTAA